The Gemmatimonadaceae bacterium nucleotide sequence TGCCGTGCATCCACCCGGCGACGGGTGCGATCCACCGGCTGAGTGTCCTGCACCGCGGTGCACGCGCCGCACTCGAGTTCGTGGCCGCCGCCCCCGCCGGATCCACCAGCGAGTCCTCCGGTGATGCGCCGTTGCTGCGCCCGGTGCTGACCGTCGACGGTGAGACCGTGGCACTCGGCGCCGCCGGCATGGCATGGGAGCGGGCTCTCGGCTGGCTGCCGACGTTCACCTGCACCCCCGGCGCACTGCTGATCCGCGGGATGGTGTTCTGCCCGTTCGGGCGCGACGCCGACATGGCGGGCGCCGTGTACACCTTCGCGATCGAGAACCGCGGCACCAAGGCCCGGGCGGTGTCCCTCGCACTGGTGGGGGAGGGCGGCGCGCTGGTGCCCCGGGTGCGCCGCGCGCGTCCCCCGGCCGGACGCCTGCAGGCCGCCATCGCCGATGGGGTCGTGGTGCTCGACCCGGGCGTCACGCCGGGCCTCGCCGCCTTCGCGCTGGCGGCCGATGGCGAGGGCGAGGTGCATGCCGGTGCCGACGGCGCCACGCGCATCGCGCGCACCGTGACGATCCAGCCTGGCGCGCGTGAGGAGCTGGCCTTCTACATCGCCGCCGGCCCGGAGCGTGACGGCGCGATCGCCACCTCGGCCGCGATGAAGCGCCGCGGCTGGCAGTGGTTGCTGGCCGCGACCCGCGACGCGCTCAGCGCACTGCAGCAGGCCACCGGCAGCGAATCGCTCGACCGGCTCGTGAACCAGAACCTGCTCTTCGCGTACTTTTACGCCGTCGGACGCGCGCTCGACGACGCACACTTCTACATCATGCGGACGCGCGTGCCCTGGCACTCGGCCGGCGTCACGATGCGCGACTGGGATGCGCTGATGATGACCCTCCCCGCGGTGCAGCTCGCGGATCCGGGGCTGGCGCGCGAGCTGCTGCTGCGCATGTGCGAACTGCACGGCTACGCCCCCGGACGCGGCACCCACTACTTCGACGGCACGATGTTCGAGCCCGCGTTCTCGCTCGAGGGCGCCGCCGCGTACGTGCTGGCCGTGGATCGGTATGCCGCCGAGGCGAAGGACGAGCAGATCGTCGACGACCCCGTGCTCGCCGACACGCTCTACCTCGTCAACGACGAACTGGCGGAGCGGCGGCATCCGGACCTTGCGCTGTATTCCACCGAGGTCACGCTCTCGGGAAGTGTGGCACCGTTGCCGTACACGGCACACGGCAACGCCGTCGTGGCGCTGGCGCTTGACATCCTCCGTCGCACCCTCGACGAGGAGACGGCGCGCGACGTGCCCGACGGCGAGGCCGTGCGGGCCGCGCTGCAGCGCAGCTTCGAGCGCAGCGAGGCGGGTAAGCGGTTGCTCTGCACAGCACTGGACCTGTCCGGCAGCGAGTCGCGGCAGGACGACGCCGTCGGATCGGTGCTCTGGCTGCCCCTCTACGGTGCCATCGCACCCGATGATGCCGTCTTCCGCCGCACCGCCCGCGCACACGCCACACCCGCGAACGCGCTCAGCACGATCCTGGCGCGACTCTGTGGACCGGACAGCGTGCAGGTGCTCGAATGGTTGCGTCGCGCCCCGCTGGATGGTGGCGTGGCCGCGGAGTTCGTCGACGCAGAGGGGCGCGCGACGGCGAACGGTGGCGATGCCGCGCTGGCCGGCCTGCTGGCGGCCACCGTGTGCAGCATGACGCGCCAGCAGGATCCCGGGGAGGGGTGAGGAACCACCCGCCGCACACCGGCGCAGCCACCGGCTGCACCGGTGTGCTTGTCGGGCCAGACGTCCCCGCCTACCTTTCCGTGCATGCGGGAATAGCTCAGTTGGTAGAGCACAACCTTGCCAAGGTTGGGGTCGCGGGTTCGAGTCCCGTTTCCCGCTCTGATGTCACGACGCGCGGTTCCCATCCGGGGACCGCGCGTCGTGCATCCGGCCCGGGCCAGGCCGCATGCCCCACCGCCGCGGGCGGATGGTATGCCCTGGGGCCAATCGTGCAACGCCCGCACAGGCCGCAGCTTTCGGGGTGCAGGACGGCGCCGTGCATGCAGCACGCTGCCGGGACCTGTGACTCTCAGTGAGGTCCGCACCATGCCCACACGCCCGAAGCCGGAAGACGAGGAGAACATCCGCCAGCAGCCGGAGGCCGCGGATGTCGCGAGCTACGTCGCGAATTCGAGCGACGAACTGCTGACGCGGCCCGCCGAGGAGGACAATCCGTTTGCGGTGTCGTCCGAGGATGGCCAGGGTGACCGGGACATCGACCTCGACACCGAGCAGATGGTGGTGGATCCGGCCTCGCCGGACAGTGCGCGCCGCCGCCGTCCCACGGGTGGCGCACTCCCCGATCCCGACGCACCCGAGCGCGCCTGACGGTCAGGGGAGTCCGCGATCGCCCGTGGCTATCCTTGGTGGATGACGCCACACGGCACCGACACCCCTCGGCAGCACCAGGCCCCGGACGCATTCATCCGCATCCGGGGCGCACGCGAGCACAACCTGCAGAACGTCGACGTCGACATCCCGCGGGATGCGCTGGTCGTGTTCTCGGGGGTGTCCGGCTCGGGCAAGTCCTCGCTGGCATTCGGCACGGTCTTCGCCGAGGCGCAGCACCGGTTCCTCGATTCCGTGGCGCCGTACGCGCGTCGGCTCTTCGACCAGGTGGGCGTGCCCGATGTGGACTCGATCGACGGGCTGCCGCCCGCCGTCGCGCTGCAGCAACAGCGTGGCGCGCCGAGTGTCCGCTCCTCGGTCGGCAGCGTCACCACGATCGGCGCGCTCCTGCGCATGCTGTACTCGCGCGCAGGCCGGTATCCGGCCCGGCAGCCGATGTTGCACGCCGAGGACTTCTCGCCCAACACCCCGCAGGGCGCCTGCCCGGGGTGCCACGGGCTCGGCACCACCTACGACGCCACCGAGGCGTCGATGGTGCCGGATCCGTCGCTCACCATCCGGGAGCGTGCGATCGCGGCCTGGCCGCTGGCGTGGCAGGGGCAGAACCTGCGCGACATCCTCGTCTCGCTCGGCCACGATGTGGATGTGCCGTGGCGGGAGCTGCCGAAGAAGACGCGGCACTGGATCCTCTTCACGCACCAGCAGCCGGTCGTCCCGGTCTACGCGGGGTTCACGCCGGCCGAGACGCGCGCGGCACTGAAACGCAAACTCGAGCCCAGCTACATGGGGACGTTCGAGGGCGCGAAGGACTACCTCCTCCGGACCTTCGCCACCACCCAGAGTGCGTTGATGAAGAAGCGCGTGTCGCGCTACCTGACCGGCGCCCCGTGCACCACGTGCCACGGGCGGCGGCTGAAGCGCGAGGCGCTCGAGGTGACGTTCGCCGGGCTCGACATCGGCTCGCTGTCGCAGCGGACACTGGGTGAGGTGGCGGCACTCCTGCGGCCGGCCGCAGCCCACGATGACGCGAGCCAGGCCGGCGACGGTGAGGAGAAGCGCATCGTGGCGCAGCGCATCGCGCACGACGTCATCGCGCGCATCACCACACTGGAGTCGCTCGGACTCGGCTACCTCTCGCTGGAACGCACCACCACCACCCTGTCGGCTGGCGAGTTGCAGCGGCTGCGGCTCGCGACGCAGATCCGGTCGAACCTCTTCGGCGTTGTCTACGTGCTCGACGAGCCGTCGGCCGGCCTGCACCCCGCCGACAACGAGGCACTCTTCGACGCGCTGCAGGACCTGAAGCGGGCGGGGAACACCGTGTTCGTGGTGGAACACGACCTGACGATCATGCGACGCGCGGACTGGCTGGTGGATGTGGGCCCGGATGGTGGCACGGGTGGTGGCCGCGTGCTCCACAGCGGCCCGCCCGAGGGATTGCGCCGCGTACCCGGGTCACGCACGGCCCCGTTCCTGTTCGATCGCGTGGAGCGGTCCCCGCGCGCGCTGCGCGTGCCGACACGCTGGCTGGTGCTGGAGGGCATCACGCGCAACAGCCTCGACACGCTCGACGTGCGCCTCCCGCTCGGTGTGCTGACGATGGTCACCGGGATCTCGGGTTCGGGCAAGTCGAGCCTCGTGAGCCAGGCACTCGTGGACCTCGTCGGTGAGCGGCTGGGGCACGACGAGCCTGCACCCTCCGCCGACGCCGGTCCGGACGACGAGGACCCACGCGTCGCGACGCGAACCCGCGGCCGCATCGCGTCCGGCGGCGAGTTCGTGCGACGGCTGGTGCAGGTGGACCAGAAACCGATCGGCCGCACACCACGCTCCAACCTCGCCACCTACACCGGCTTGTTCGACCACGTGCGGAAGCTGTTCGCCGGCACCCGTGCCGCGAAGGCTCGGCGCTACGACGCCGGCCGATTCTCGTTCAACATGGTGCCCGGTCGCTGCCCCACCTGCGAGGGGGAGGGCTTCGTGAGCGTCGAGCTGCTGTTCCTGGCGTCGGTCTATGCGCCGTGCCAGACCTGCCACGGCGCGCGATACAATCCGGAGACGCTCGCGGTGCGGTGGAACGACCGTAGCATCGCGGAAGTCCTGCAGCTGACCGTCAGCGACGCACTGCCGTTCTTCGGCGGCGAGGCGAACATCACCCGCGCGTTGTCCCTCCTCCAGGACATCGGGCTCGGCTACCTGCGGCTGGGACAGCCGGCCACCGAACTCTCCGGCGGTGAGGCGCAGCGCATCAAGCTCGTGACCGAGTTGCAGCGCGCGCAGCGGCGCGACACGCTGTACGTGCTGGACGAACCGAGCACCGGCCTGCACCCCGTGGACGTCGACCGGCTCATGGTGCAGCTGCACGGGCTGGTGGATTCGGGCAACACCGTCATCGTGGTGGAGCACGACATGCGCATCGTGGCGCAGAGCGACTGGCTGCTCGACATGGGCCCGGGCGCCGGTGCGGCGGGCGGGCGGATCGTGGCCGAGGGTGCGCCCGCCGCAGTGGCTGCGGCGGGTGCGGGCAGGACGGCGGAATACCTGCGTCGCTGGATCGGGAACGCGCCGGGCTGAGTGCGCGGCCCGCGTCAGTCCGCGCCGCCGACGATGGCTCCCAGCGATTGTGCGAGCTGGATCGCCTGGTCGAAGTCGAGGCGGACACCACGGAGGTTCAGCGCCGCGAGGTTCACCCGCGACAGCACCGCCCCGCGCAGGTCGGCCCCCGCCAGGTTCGCCTTGTCGAAGTTCACGCCCGTGAGCTCGGCCCCCCTGAAGTTCACGTTGCCCAGGTCACAGCCATAGAAGTCTGCGTCGGCGAGGCGCACGCGGGAGAAGTCGACGCCGCGAAGTGTCTGGAGGCGGAGGTTCACGAACGACCAGTCGCCACCATCGATGACGAGGCCCGCGGTCTCGGCCTTCACGAAGCTGGCCCCGAGCAGCCGGCACTCGGTGAAGGTGGCCCCGAGCAGCGCCGCACCGTCGAAGCGGCAGTTCGCGAACGACGACGCCACGTGCGTGGATGCGCCGAGCCGTGCCCCCGTGAAATTGCAGCCGTCGAACCGGCAGTGGCGCGTCCGCAGCTCGACCAGGTGCGCGAAGGTGAACGAGCAGTCGGTGAAGGTGCAGTTCTCGAGGACGGCGTCCTCGAGATCGACGCCGTCGAAGACCGTCCCCGACTCCGACCGGTCCACCCATGTCTCGGCCACCATGTCCTCCGCATCGCTCGATCCCGGGCATGGTCACGCCATCGGCGTTGTGTCGCCGCGGCCTTCCCGTCGGCGGCAGTCTATCGATGGCGCGGCGTCCCGGCGAGGCGCAGGCGTGCGACCGGGAGCCGGTGGCGTCGCGGGCCGTCATGGCGCCGGCTATACTCCCTCGGCACCCTCGCCCGGGTGGCGGAATTGGTGAGACGCGGGGGACTTAAAATCCCCTGACCGCAAGGTCGTGTGGGTTCGATTCCCACCCCGGGTACTGCCCCGTCGCCGCGAGGACCGGTCGCCGGCGCAGGGATGGCGATGATCGACGGGACCGCGGCCGGGTCCGGCGCGCCGAACCGTTTCGATCCAGGCCCCGCCGCCCACCGCCGCGGCGCCCGGTACGCACATTCCGATCGTGCTACTTTGCGGGCATGACCGACGTCCTCGCACTCGCCTCGGAGCTCCTCGCCCTCCACTCGCCCTCGGGCGGTGAAGGACCGGCCATCGACTTCGTGAGCCGATGGCTCCTGGCCAAGGGCTGGAACGTCCACGTGCAGGAAGTGACCAAGGGGCGCGGCAACGTCTGGGCCTCGCGTCGCGGCGGTGGTGTCACCCTGTCCACGCACCTCGATGTGGTGCCGCCCTACATCCCCCCGCGCCTCGAGGGCGAGAACCTCTGCGGACGCGGTGCCTGCGACGCCAAGGGCATCGCCGCCGCGATGATGGTCGCCGCCGAGCGCCTGGCCGTCGAGGGCGAGGAGCGCGTGGATCTCCTGTTCGTGGTCGGCGAGGAGAAGGGATCGGACGGGGCGCGCGCCGCCAACCACCTGCCGGCCACCAGCCGCTACCTCATCAACGGCGAACCCACCGAGAGCATCCTCGCCTCGGGCTGCAAGGGGTCGATGCGCGTGACCGTGCGCACGAAGGGACGCGAGGCACACTCCGCGTACCCGCAGCTCGGCGTCTCGGCCATCGAGCCCATGCTGCGCCTGCTGCCCACCGTGCACACGTTGCCGCTGCCCACCGACGCCATCCTCGGCGAGACGACGGTGAACATCGGGACCATCCGGGGCGGGACCGAGGCCAACATCATTCCCGGCCAGTGCGAAGCCGAGCTGATGTTCCGCCTCGTCGGCGATCCGGCGCCGCTGCGCGCCGCGATCGAGCAGTGGGCAAACGGTGTGGCCACGCTCGAGTGGGGGTCCTACATCCCCGCACAGCACTTCCACACCGTCCCGGGGTTCGAGGCGCGTCCCGTGTCGTACACGTCGGACATCCCCCTCCTGCCGCGCTGGGGGACACCGCTCCTGTTCGGCCCCGGCTCGATCCATGTGGCCCACACCGATCACGAGTACGTCTCGGCGTCCGAGCTCCGTGCCAGCGTTGACACGTACATGGCGCTCACCCGCACCCTCCTGGCCTCGTAAGTGACTGTCGCGCATCCCTTCAACGGCCAGCGGCTGCCCGTCGCCGTTCTCGGCGCCACCGGCATGGTCGGCCAGACCTTCGTCCGGCTGCTCGCCGATCACCCCTGGTTCCGCATCACGACCGTCGCCGCCTCCGAACGCTCGGCGGGCAAGCCGTTCGCCGAGGCAACCAGGTGGCTGGAAGGTGAGATGCCCGCGGCGGTGCGTGACCTCATCGTGCAGCCCTGTGACCCGGCGGTCGTGCGTGAGGGCGTCGTCTTCTCGGCGCTCGACAGCGGCCCCGCACAGGAACTCGAGCCGGCGTTCGCACACCGCGGCGCGATCGTGCTGTCCAACGCCAAGAGCTACCGCATGGCGCCGGACGTGCCGCTGCTGATCCCGGAGATCAACGCCTCGCACCTCGCGCTGCTGGACGTGCAGCGTGCCGCGCGCGGCTGGAGCGGCGCGATCGTCACCAATGCCAACTGCGCCACGATCGTGCTTGCGCTGGCCCTTGCCCCACTGCATGCGGCATTCCGGGCGCGGCGACTGTTCGTCGCGACGATGCAGGCCGTGTCCGGGGCAGGGTACCCGGGCGTCTCGGCACTGGACATCCTCGGCAACGTCGTGCCGTACATCGGCGACGAGGAGCCGAAACTCGAGACCGAGGGCCAGAAGATCCTCGGCACCCTCGGCGGCAGTGCCATCGTGCCGGCACCGTTCGTGATCAGCGCCCACACCAACCGCGTGCCGGTGGAGCACGGCCACACGGTCTGCATCTCGGCGGAGTTCGAGGAGGCCGTCACGCCCGGTCAGGCACTCACGGTGTTTCGCGACTGGCGTGGTGATCCATCGTCGCACGGCCTGCCGTCGTCGCCGCCGGTGCCGCTGGTCGTCCACACCGCGCCCGACCGTCCACAACCGCGCCGCGAC carries:
- a CDS encoding M20/M25/M40 family metallo-hydrolase — encoded protein: MTDVLALASELLALHSPSGGEGPAIDFVSRWLLAKGWNVHVQEVTKGRGNVWASRRGGGVTLSTHLDVVPPYIPPRLEGENLCGRGACDAKGIAAAMMVAAERLAVEGEERVDLLFVVGEEKGSDGARAANHLPATSRYLINGEPTESILASGCKGSMRVTVRTKGREAHSAYPQLGVSAIEPMLRLLPTVHTLPLPTDAILGETTVNIGTIRGGTEANIIPGQCEAELMFRLVGDPAPLRAAIEQWANGVATLEWGSYIPAQHFHTVPGFEARPVSYTSDIPLLPRWGTPLLFGPGSIHVAHTDHEYVSASELRASVDTYMALTRTLLAS
- a CDS encoding excinuclease ABC subunit UvrA, producing MTPHGTDTPRQHQAPDAFIRIRGAREHNLQNVDVDIPRDALVVFSGVSGSGKSSLAFGTVFAEAQHRFLDSVAPYARRLFDQVGVPDVDSIDGLPPAVALQQQRGAPSVRSSVGSVTTIGALLRMLYSRAGRYPARQPMLHAEDFSPNTPQGACPGCHGLGTTYDATEASMVPDPSLTIRERAIAAWPLAWQGQNLRDILVSLGHDVDVPWRELPKKTRHWILFTHQQPVVPVYAGFTPAETRAALKRKLEPSYMGTFEGAKDYLLRTFATTQSALMKKRVSRYLTGAPCTTCHGRRLKREALEVTFAGLDIGSLSQRTLGEVAALLRPAAAHDDASQAGDGEEKRIVAQRIAHDVIARITTLESLGLGYLSLERTTTTLSAGELQRLRLATQIRSNLFGVVYVLDEPSAGLHPADNEALFDALQDLKRAGNTVFVVEHDLTIMRRADWLVDVGPDGGTGGGRVLHSGPPEGLRRVPGSRTAPFLFDRVERSPRALRVPTRWLVLEGITRNSLDTLDVRLPLGVLTMVTGISGSGKSSLVSQALVDLVGERLGHDEPAPSADAGPDDEDPRVATRTRGRIASGGEFVRRLVQVDQKPIGRTPRSNLATYTGLFDHVRKLFAGTRAAKARRYDAGRFSFNMVPGRCPTCEGEGFVSVELLFLASVYAPCQTCHGARYNPETLAVRWNDRSIAEVLQLTVSDALPFFGGEANITRALSLLQDIGLGYLRLGQPATELSGGEAQRIKLVTELQRAQRRDTLYVLDEPSTGLHPVDVDRLMVQLHGLVDSGNTVIVVEHDMRIVAQSDWLLDMGPGAGAAGGRIVAEGAPAAVAAAGAGRTAEYLRRWIGNAPG
- a CDS encoding pentapeptide repeat-containing protein, with translation MVAETWVDRSESGTVFDGVDLEDAVLENCTFTDCSFTFAHLVELRTRHCRFDGCNFTGARLGASTHVASSFANCRFDGAALLGATFTECRLLGASFVKAETAGLVIDGGDWSFVNLRLQTLRGVDFSRVRLADADFYGCDLGNVNFRGAELTGVNFDKANLAGADLRGAVLSRVNLAALNLRGVRLDFDQAIQLAQSLGAIVGGAD
- the asd gene encoding aspartate-semialdehyde dehydrogenase encodes the protein MVGQTFVRLLADHPWFRITTVAASERSAGKPFAEATRWLEGEMPAAVRDLIVQPCDPAVVREGVVFSALDSGPAQELEPAFAHRGAIVLSNAKSYRMAPDVPLLIPEINASHLALLDVQRAARGWSGAIVTNANCATIVLALALAPLHAAFRARRLFVATMQAVSGAGYPGVSALDILGNVVPYIGDEEPKLETEGQKILGTLGGSAIVPAPFVISAHTNRVPVEHGHTVCISAEFEEAVTPGQALTVFRDWRGDPSSHGLPSSPPVPLVVHTAPDRPQPRRDVQRDGGMSVHVGRVRTDPQFHLRFVAMGHNVIRGAAGASIQNAELLAARGVIRPA